In Rhodococcus pseudokoreensis, the DNA window TGACCCCGGGAACCTCCACACCCATCCCCGCCCGCAGGGCGGCGACCCGCGCCGGGTCACCGCCCGGTCCGAGACAGTTGCCGAGCACGACGTCGTCGACCTCTGCGTCGAGGCCCGACCCGCGCAGCGAGTCCAGGACGTCGCGCAATACCGGGGCGGCCAGATCGGTGGTGGTCAGATCGGCGAACCCGTGCCCGGCATTGCCGATCGGCGTCCGGCGCGGCGCCACCAGTACAGGGACAGAGCTCATGCCAGCCAGTCTCTCACTCGGCCCCGGGCGACCTTGCCACTGGCGGTCCGCGGCAACGCCTCGATCGGCACCCAGCGGCGGGGCATGGCTTCCTTCGACAACACCCGGCGGGCGCGCGAACGGATGTCCGCGATCTCCTCGGTGCCGTCGAGTTCCACCACGGCGGTGACGGTCTCCCCGAGCACCGCGTGCGGCGATCCGACGACGGCGACCGCGTCGACGCCGTCGAGGGTCTCCAGGATGCGTTCGACGTCTTCGGCGACCACCGTGGTGCCGCCGACGTTGATCGCGGATTCGCCCCTGCCGCGGACAATCAGCTCGCCGTTGTCGCGGAGTTCGGCCAGGTCACCGACGCCGAACCAGTCCGGTGCCCCGATCACGCTGTACGGCGAGCGGACGTACAGCAGTCCGTCGCGGATGTCGGCGTCGACCCCGTCGAGCAGCCGCAGCGGTTCGGGGACCCGCCGCGCTGCGACGAGGGACAGTTCCGCGGCGCCGTAGTACTCGACGATCTCGATCCCGTCCGCCACCGCGCGGGCGCCGTCGTCCAGTGCGGTGCCTGCGACGATCGCGGTGCGCAGCTTCGGGGCCTTCCCCACCACGTCACGGAGAACGGCGGGCACGGCGTGCACCACCGTCGCCCGCGACGGGTCGTCGGTGACGCACGCTCCACGCCACAGTGCGTGCACTGCGCCGAACAGGTGCATCGTGGCGTGCAGCGGGCCGGTGATCAGCACGTGGTCCGTGGCGTCGATCCCGGTGATCGCGGTGAAGGCGGGGAAGCTGTCGTACCAGGACGCCGCGGTACGCGCGAGCGGGCGGGGCCTGCCGGTGGAACCGGACGTGGCCACCAGCAGGAAAGCCGACGGCGGAACCTCGGGCCGGTCGGGACGGGCGTCGGGGTTCTCGACGATCACCGCGGTCCCCCGCCGCGCGGCGGCGCAGACGCAGATCAACGCGTCTGCAAGCGGCAACTCCGACGCGTCGTGGACGGACGCGTCGGAGCAGTGCTCGTCGATCGCCCGGTCGAGTTGGGCGTAGGTGTACGTGCGGCCGTCGACGTCGAGTGCAGGCTGATCGCCGGCGCCGCCGAGTGCTGCAATCACGTACGGATGAGGCCGGGGTACGCGCGGTGCACACTCTTGGCGACGACGGTGGCGACGACGACCTTCAGCGCGTCGCCGGGGATGAACGCGAAGTTGGTGGTGATGGCGGCGCCGACACCGAGGTCGGTGCGCAGCAGCAGACCGATGGTGCCGAACAGGTAGATGATCACGATCCCGCCGAGGGCGTTGATCAGCAGACCGAGCGCGATCGGGTACTTCGGCAGGATCCGGGCGGTGAGGAGGCCGATGACCAGCGTCGCGGGAAGCCAGCCGATGAGGTATCCCGCGCTGGGACCGGCGAGCGCCGTCAGTCCGGTGCGTCCGCCGGACAGCAGTGGGAGTCCGATCAGGGTCAGTGCGAGGAAGACCGCGACGGCGGCGGTGCCCTTGCGCGCCCCGAGCACGGCGCCCGCGAGGATGACCCCGAGCGTCTGCAGCGTGATCGGCACGCCGCTGAAGCCGACCGTGATGGCGCCGGGCAGACCCAGTGCCGCGATCAGTGCGGCGAACACCGCGATCTGCGCCATGTCCCGCGCTGAGATACCGAGCCTCGACACTCGAGCACTCCCGACTTCTGTCATGACGACTCCTCTTGCTTCAAACTTGAACGACGTTCAAGGTAGCAGGTCGGCGCCGCCAACGGTGCGGCAGACTCCTGCACCTCGCCCACATCGGGCGACGTGCGCGCCCCGGCCCGCGCTGCGCCGATCCCCGCCGCGACGACGAAACAGATCCCGGCATCCGCCGCGTGGTCCGGTACCTGGTGCAACACGACGAGCCCGATGATCAACGCGAACGCCGGTTCGAGACTCATCAGCGTCCCGAACGCCGCCGTGTTCAGCCGGCGCAGGGCGAGCATCTCCAGCGTGAACGGCACTACCGGCAGCAGTATCGCCAATCCCAGCCCGATGATCAACAGGTCGGGCGTCATCTTCGCGAGCATCGACGGTCCGCCCACCACGGTCGCGACCAGTCCGGCGACCGGCATGGACACCGCGAGACCGTTGATACCCGCCACCTCGTCCCCGACGCGCTGGGTGAGCAGGATGTAGAACGCCCAGCACGCGGCCGCGCCCAGAGCGAACAGGATTCCGACCGGGTCGACGCCGCCCACCCACGGTTGCGTCAGCAGCAGCACCCCCACGGCCGCCAGCGCCGGCCACCGGAGGCGACCCCGCCCGTGCACGACCGCGACACCGAGGGGTCCCAGAAACTCGAGCGCACTCGCGGTGCCCAGCGGGATCCGGTCCACCGCGGCCATGAACAGCAGGGTGACCGCCGCCGTGACCACCCCGAGCAGGATGCACGCGACGAGGGAGGAACGCGTGAATGCCTTCGGCCGGGGCCGCACGATCACGGCGAGCAGCACCCCGGCCCAGGCCAGACGCAACCAGGCGGCGCCCTCGGCGCCGACGCGTTCGGAGACGCCGACGGAGATCGCGAGTCCGGTCTGTACGCACAGCATCGAGGTCAGCGCCATCGTCGCGCCGACGCGGGTCGGGTTCCTGGTCATGCCCTGCATTGAATGACAACCCGACCGTTCACGTCCACGTGACTTTCTTGGACAAACCGTTCGGGTATCGCGAACAATACGTAGGTGGACACCCGACGCCTGCATCTCCTGCTCGAGCTCTCCCGCCTCGGCTCGATGCGTGAGGTCGCCGAGACGCATCGGCTGACCACCTCGACCGTCTCCCAGCAGATCGCCGCGCTGGCGAAGGAGACGGGTGCGCCGCTCGTCGAACCGATCGGCCGACGGGTGCGGCTCA includes these proteins:
- a CDS encoding AMP-binding enzyme, with protein sequence MIAALGGAGDQPALDVDGRTYTYAQLDRAIDEHCSDASVHDASELPLADALICVCAAARRGTAVIVENPDARPDRPEVPPSAFLLVATSGSTGRPRPLARTAASWYDSFPAFTAITGIDATDHVLITGPLHATMHLFGAVHALWRGACVTDDPSRATVVHAVPAVLRDVVGKAPKLRTAIVAGTALDDGARAVADGIEIVEYYGAAELSLVAARRVPEPLRLLDGVDADIRDGLLYVRSPYSVIGAPDWFGVGDLAELRDNGELIVRGRGESAINVGGTTVVAEDVERILETLDGVDAVAVVGSPHAVLGETVTAVVELDGTEEIADIRSRARRVLSKEAMPRRWVPIEALPRTASGKVARGRVRDWLA
- a CDS encoding biotin transporter BioY; this translates as MTEVGSARVSRLGISARDMAQIAVFAALIAALGLPGAITVGFSGVPITLQTLGVILAGAVLGARKGTAAVAVFLALTLIGLPLLSGGRTGLTALAGPSAGYLIGWLPATLVIGLLTARILPKYPIALGLLINALGGIVIIYLFGTIGLLLRTDLGVGAAITTNFAFIPGDALKVVVATVVAKSVHRAYPGLIRT
- a CDS encoding EamA family transporter, which encodes MTRNPTRVGATMALTSMLCVQTGLAISVGVSERVGAEGAAWLRLAWAGVLLAVIVRPRPKAFTRSSLVACILLGVVTAAVTLLFMAAVDRIPLGTASALEFLGPLGVAVVHGRGRLRWPALAAVGVLLLTQPWVGGVDPVGILFALGAAACWAFYILLTQRVGDEVAGINGLAVSMPVAGLVATVVGGPSMLAKMTPDLLIIGLGLAILLPVVPFTLEMLALRRLNTAAFGTLMSLEPAFALIIGLVVLHQVPDHAADAGICFVVAAGIGAARAGARTSPDVGEVQESAAPLAAPTCYLERRSSLKQEESS